TGTTCTGGAGCGAGCCGATGTTGGCCCGGCTCTCGGTCACGTTTTGGATTGCCGTATCGAAGGCCGCCAATGCGTCCCGCGCCCCTTGCTGGGTGCTGATGTCCACCCCGGAAACACCTAACGCTCCCGTGTCCGCCTGGTCCACCACATTCAGGTTTATCTGGTCCGCCGGGGTGCTGTTGATCCCGGCCTGAACGTTCACCTGCGTGGCGGCGCCAGGGGCCAGCTCGCCACTGAGCAATTTTTGGCCGTTAAACTCTGTGGTTCCCGCCACCCGGTCAATTTCAGACTTGATGGCGCTGATTTCATTGTTTAAAAGCGCCCTCTGCTCGCTGTTCAAGGTGCCGCTGGCGGCCTGGACGGCAAGCTCCCGCCCTCGGGTGAGCATGTCCGACACCTCTCCCAGAGCCCCTTCGGCCACGCGGGTCATAGACATTCCATCGGATATGTTCCGCTGGGCCTGTTCGGCGGAAGCGATGTCCGCATTTAACTGTTCGGCAATGGCCAGACCCGCCGCATCGTCCGCGGCTTTGTTTATTCGCTTGCCGGACGCCAGTTTTGAAAGACTGTCCGCCAGCCGGGAGCCAGAGGAGGCAATGTTTCTCTGGGCGGAGGTAGTGAAAGAATTGTTTATGCTAATAGGCATACGAGCCACCGATTGTTAAGGAATGTTCCCTACCTATTTAATTTAAGCTTGTTTAAAAGGGTTGTCAACGAATGGCTTAATTCGGTAGCGTCTCAGTTTGAAAGTACAGGGGAGATTCTTCACTTACGCTCAGAATGACAATATAAAAGCCGTTGCTAACATTGTCATCCTGGGCGAAGCGCAAGCGTAGTGAAGGATCTGTCTGTTATTTGAGATTCAAACTGAGACACCACCCTTAATTCTAAAGGGTTACAGGCGGATCACTAATCCTGGGAGGGGGGCTTTGGCGTATAAAGCCGCTCCAGGTTACCTCTCACCTTTTCGCCAAGGTCTTCGGTGGTCAAGGTTTTTATGATGTATCCTTTCACCCCCAGCTTGATGGCTTTCTGAACCGTGTCCTTGTCCGACTCACCGGTCACCATGATTACATGGATATCCTTGTTCAACCCGGCGGCTTTCCCCGCCTGCAAGGCTTGAATGCCGGACATGTCGGGAAGCATCATGTCCAGTATCAACACGTCGAAAACCTCAGTGGCAAGCTTTTCAACCGTCTCCCGGCCTGTGCCCGCCTCCGTTATGCTTGTGGCGCCGATGCCCTCCAAGGCATGTTTTTCGACACTCCGCATGAACTTGCTGTCGTCAACTATAAGGAATTTTAAACTGGCTATATCTACCGGCATTGTTTATAGCTTAATCAAAGGGTGGTTGCTAAAGGATATTATAATACATTCCGGTATTATTCCTTTGCCTGGTTCAGCCTTTTTAAGATCAAACAGTGGAGTTTTTCCAGCTCCGGGTAGCTGTTGAACTCTTCCGATTTCATAAGCCCCGGATTATGGAAAAGGGCCTCGATTAACCTGCTACAGGCTTCGGGCTGGTCTCCGGTCTCCAGGTCGGTGGACGCCAGTTCGCATAGCACCCATTCCTTACCCATGGGGTTTTGTACAAGGATGGTTTTATACACCATTTTCGCGTCTTCAAACCGCCCCATGTTCCGCAGTTGCAGGGCATGCCTCAATCCTGCGGTTTTCATGTTTTCCAAAACGATGTGCTTTTCCGGGATGGTGTATTTGAGAAGCTCCAGGTATATTTCATAAGCCCTGCCATACTCCCCGGCTTTTCTTAAGGTGACGGCGTAATTGTTGAAAGCGGGCGCTACAATGGCTGGATCCCGCTTCAGGGCGCTACGGAATATTTTCTCCGCCTCGGCCTGGTTTCCGCTGGCGGCCAGGATCAACGCCCGGTCCAACAGCATTTCCAGGTCTGTTTCCGGATCGTCCGCTTCCATGTTTCGGGTCTTGTAGGCCAGCCGCGCCGCCAGCTCCGCCAAGCGGTTCTTGATGTCATCCAAGCCCGTTATTTCAAAATCCACCTCGTGCATGGCCGAAAGCAACGCCGCGTATGGATTTTTGGCCAGTTTCTCGGGAGTGGCGCGATTCTGCCTTTCGTATTGTTCTATCAACCTTTCCGATTCAAGCAGGCGCTTAATGCCCACCTCAAACCAGTTCCTGGCTTTTTCCGTGTTGTCCTCCTCCATCTCGCGCCGGGCCATTATCAAACAACAGGCTCCGATTTTCGCGTATGGGATGGGGGCGGTCTGGTTCAACCGGTTGGCTTCCCGGTAGTCGTTAAGGGCGGGAACGTACCGGCGGATTTTGTAATAGGCGTCCCCCCGGTTAACCAATAACGCAAAGTCCGGTTTGAATAGCACCGCTTCAGTGAAAACTTTTATAGCTTCTTCAAACTGTCCTGATCTCATAAGGCTTTCACCCAGGGCCAGCAGACCTCTGTAAGTGTCTATATCCTCGGTTCCGTTTTTCTTGATTTCAGGGAGTTGCTTCTCCCTGACCGAAAAACCGTTCACATCCAAATCCGCGTACCGGACCAGATCGCTCATGATTTCGGCGATGTTCTGGTCTAAAACCACGTTTGGGGTGAGGAAAACGGCGTATTTCACACCGAAATCCGCCAGGAATTTGAATAGTGTGTGCTGTTGCTCCGATGTCACGGTGCTACGGAAAATAGGGATTACCACACCCATGTCTATGGTCGGATTTAAACGCAGTAGTTCCCTAAAAAGATCCACCAGGTTGTAGCCGGACTGTTTGGGCTTATAAAGCAGTAGATAAAGGTGACCCCGTTTAGTCTCGTAATTTATTTGCCGGGCCAGGTTGGCCATGGGGGCGGTGATGCCCGCATGCAGATAGAA
This DNA window, taken from Nitrospinota bacterium, encodes the following:
- a CDS encoding flagellin FliC, coding for MPISINNSFTTSAQRNIASSGSRLADSLSKLASGKRINKAADDAAGLAIAEQLNADIASAEQAQRNISDGMSMTRVAEGALGEVSDMLTRGRELAVQAASGTLNSEQRALLNNEISAIKSEIDRVAGTTEFNGQKLLSGELAPGAATQVNVQAGINSTPADQINLNVVDQADTGALGVSGVDISTQQGARDALAAFDTAIQNVTESRANIGSLQNRFDSAASNLGVYKENLVAANSNISDLDYAQGVSDMNRNNVLNQAATSALKQGTKIQAGAIGSLLNIKG
- a CDS encoding response regulator, translating into MPVDIASLKFLIVDDSKFMRSVEKHALEGIGATSITEAGTGRETVEKLATEVFDVLILDMMLPDMSGIQALQAGKAAGLNKDIHVIMVTGESDKDTVQKAIKLGVKGYIIKTLTTEDLGEKVRGNLERLYTPKPPSQD
- a CDS encoding protein kinase; the protein is MGLVFKGLDPKINRPVALKVIRSSTLAKDKEIHHLRPMERFMVEAQAAGRLSHPAIVTIYDVGEETLQDGSLSVYIAMEFLEGKGLDWHIKNKTYKSLDKKLQIIKEIAEGMEYAHRHSVIHRDLKPSNIIMVEGDHPKITDFGLARVPDSSLTLSGAIMGTPSYMSPEQIYGKRVDARTDIFSLTVILYELVTGEKPFTGSNITSIIFNVINQDPTLPTSLDPALPPVLNSLIQRGLSKELEGRFSNFTEYLGALNLVMGALPAGESAISAKPIEKTAGIAVETPFQGHEETPVTVSFFEGEVTQDFIPAPAKQEEAFLEPSAGEEPTLEIPASMVRQKGDTALKAKFSKLLSKFPHISYSMDENMLAERIEEMLTKMGFYLHAGITAPMANLARQINYETKRGHLYLLLYKPKQSGYNLVDLFRELLRLNPTIDMGVVIPIFRSTVTSEQQHTLFKFLADFGVKYAVFLTPNVVLDQNIAEIMSDLVRYADLDVNGFSVREKQLPEIKKNGTEDIDTYRGLLALGESLMRSGQFEEAIKVFTEAVLFKPDFALLVNRGDAYYKIRRYVPALNDYREANRLNQTAPIPYAKIGACCLIMARREMEEDNTEKARNWFEVGIKRLLESERLIEQYERQNRATPEKLAKNPYAALLSAMHEVDFEITGLDDIKNRLAELAARLAYKTRNMEADDPETDLEMLLDRALILAASGNQAEAEKIFRSALKRDPAIVAPAFNNYAVTLRKAGEYGRAYEIYLELLKYTIPEKHIVLENMKTAGLRHALQLRNMGRFEDAKMVYKTILVQNPMGKEWVLCELASTDLETGDQPEACSRLIEALFHNPGLMKSEEFNSYPELEKLHCLILKRLNQAKE